GGCTGCTAAAAAAGAGTACATCAGCAGATCTCTAACTACGGAAAACTTATCAAAATGCTGTTCATTCAAATGATGAGTAAAAAAGTCAATGCTGCTATTAGCAGGGATCGCTCTCCTGTATGCCTTTTCTTTATTATTGTCTGAACCATTTTTATTCGCTCTTTTACTTGCTTTAGGGAAGAGCTTCTTTTTAATTTTGGGTTTAGATGCGGACAGTAATTTAGTGGTTGCATAGAGCCAAGAGTTTTTCTTCATCTTAGCTTTTTGTTTTGTGGAAATTTCAGAGGTGTATGTCAGAAAATCAAAGTGCTCTTCTTGAACATTATTAAATAACTGCATTTCCATGAAGTAGTTAAGTGCGGATTCAATTCCTTGCGAAATACTTACATAGCTTGTGTTTTTTGTCTTGTTTAGGTTTTTGGCGACTTGCTTTAACAGCTCATCTTCATTATGTTTCCCCTTGATTAAAAACTTTTCATAATTTGCAAATAGGCGGCTTGCATCAATATCCATCTGTTTTTCAATAGCTACAGCTTGGTATTCATAGAGGAAGTCGAGAAATCTACTAACATGCTCAGCATATTGCTTTGTTGTGGTTGTTGCACCTTCCTTATCTAGCAACATCCTTACATAAGCCTCAAATGGCTCGTAATACTCTGAGGTATGTACATTCATCAATGCCATTCCATCAGAAAGCAATCTCCCCTTAATCCTTACAAAATTTTTCATTTAATAATGACGCCTTCCAAGTACAACCGAAAAATCAAATGCAACCATAGCTAGGTTATAATTAAAATATTCAAAAGTGTCAAGGAGGATTATTTTACTTGGACGATGAGTGTTTGTATTGATAGGAAAGGAGAATTTAGTTGTGGAAGGAAAGATGGTGGCCCGTCCGTGACTTGAACACGGGACCTACCGATTCGGCTATTCCATTGTTTTCACAATGGGCTGGACTATATCATCACCCTCGTTATAAACGGTGGGGTGTCGGACGCTAATGGTGTATTACGTAACAAGTTCGTGTTACTCCACCTAGTCTCTGAACCTTCCTGATACGCTTATCAGGCTTGGCTGCTGATTGGCATGTTTATTTAGATAAACGAAGCTTTCCAGCAATTCATCCGATTTTTCCATATAACATTACTGCTAAAGGTCACAATAATTTATGAGTCGGGTGCTCTAACCAACTGAGCTAACGGGCCATCTTTTCTTTATTTTCCATATACCTATTTTTTATACTAGCTAAGTATATCAAACTAGTCTTTTCAAGCTGTTTGAATGCTACCATTCAGTAGTTCCAAATACAACCCTTAACTTAACCCCACATAAGAACTGGGGACCTACCGATTATGAGTCGGGTGCTCTAACCAACTGAGCTAAAGGGCCATTTTTTGTTTTGCTTGGTGACTTAGAGTAAAGTCTCCGAAATAAGCGGGGGCAGTATAAGCATTTTTACTTTTATTGTCACCCGCGTGATAACAAAAAATTAGTGGATAGCATTCAATAGCTTAATTCTTGTTCGTTTTGTTGGCGGTCACCATTTCTGAAAGGGTTTAACTTTGGCAATCGCTTTTGAATAAAGTGTTAACTACTCGCCATTAGATCTTTGTTCTCATACGCATTCATTTGTGCTAATTGCTGCTCAGCGATTGGGAATTTCAGTTCAAAGCGGGTCCCTTTACCTATTTCCGACTGTACTGTTATTTTCCCTCTGTGATGTTCAATAATGGCATAGGATACTGATAAGCCAAGCCCAGTCCCTTTTCCTTCTGGTTTTGTTGTGTAAAAGGGTTCAAACAGTTTCTTTTGGGTCGTTTTATCCATACCGCAACCATTGTCAGTGACGCTGACGTTCACAGTGTCTTGAAACCAAGAGCGAACGGTAATTTTGCCGCTATCTTCTATTGCGTGCAGTGCATTGACGATTAAATTAATAAACACCTGTTGAAGCTCGCCTTTGTGTCCCATTACCTCTGGTAAATTTTCGTCGAGTTCAACTACCATTTCACACGTGTGTTTAATATTGTTCCAAGTGATTTTAATGCTTTCCTGTAGCACTTGATTGAGAGAGACCTTAGCGATTTTAGTGCTGTCTTCTTTGCGAGCAAATGAGTTTAGGCTACTGACAATTTCGGCAACGCGGTCAACACCATCCAAACATGAACTAATGAGCTCTGCTACGTCTTGCTTTGCGAAGTCTAATTCATCGTCTACTGCAATATGTGGCCTCGCTTCGTTAATCGCTTTTTTAAATAATGTAATGTAGTCGCTTAGCACCGATAGGTTGCTTTTCACGTAACCTATTGGGTTATTTATCTCGTGCGCGATACCTGCTGCAAGTTGGCCAATAGAAGCCATTTTTTCACTGTGGATCAGTTGGTGCTGCACTGAGCTCAGTTTATGAACGGCACGTTGTAAGCGTTGATAGTTCTTGGCGAGCTTCTCTTCTGTTGCACGTTTTTGTATTGCAGAAACAAATTGCTGACCGGCAGTATCTAACGTTTGCTTTACCTCTTTGCTGTAGCAATAGTGCGGTAGGTCGATAACTACCAAGTTTTTACGTTGTTTTAGTCGTTGGTAACTGAAAACCAATTGGTTTTCATGGTGAAATAAGTCGTGCAAGCTTGGCTCTAAGGAGGAGTTTTCAGCAATTCTTTGCCAATGGCTACTCCCCGCTTCTGTAGGTTCTAATTGATCATCAGTTTGTGAAGAATTTGCAGCTTGATTAAGTAAAGCTGTGATATCTATTCTATTGCTATATGGCTTGACGAGTTTATTGCTGTCTTTCTCTAATAAATAGGCGATGGCACGCTTTGGATTTTTATAATCGAACAAGAGCACCGTCGCCCCTTCAAGTAGCAATGATATTTCCTTTAAGAAATTCACCAACATTTCAGCGGTTGAGCCTGAGCTGGCATGATGGTTGGCAAGATTTGACAGTACCTTTAGCTGTACTTGACGGTTATTAGCTTGCTCAAGCGCACTGATCAGTTCTCGGTATGAGTCATACCTGTGCTGGTCCACGTTATCAAGTTTCGCCTCCAGCGCTTTTTTGGCGCTTCTTTCGTCTTTTAACGCATTTTCTAACAGTGAAACTTGTTTGGTTAGTTGGGCTAGCTTGGCTGCACTGTGGTCACTTTCATTAGGCAATGCTTGTCTCCTTGATGCGTGCAGCTTAAGTGCTCGATGGTTACTTTCTGATTGAAATGTTTGGCGGCGCCATAAATTAGCCCTTCAGCTAGAAAGCAAACCTGGCGATGAGAGGTGTACTTAATCAACAGTTCACTGTTGGAAACCGTATCGAGAATTAGTGAGGGCGTATAAGCGAGCGGGTCGGCTTTTTTCACTTCGATGTGAATAACGTTTTCAACGTGATCAAGAAACTCAAATACGTTAGTGCATTCACCAATATGATGTTTAGCGCTGCCTAGCAAGGTAGGAAACAAAAACTCGCCAAACTCGGTAAGAATGTCGCTAAGCGAAACATTGAGTAACTCAGCGCTGATGGTAAGCAGCTCAACAAATATTTTATCTTCATAAATATCTGTCGCGATAAAGCTGCTGGACTCAGCTAACTCACTTTTATCAACGATATCTAACCAAGTAAGCAGGCCGTGCGCTTGTTCAATGTACTCGCTGTAACCACAGAATATAGCTCCTTTCATCAAACGACTCCATTTCGCTTTCACATTAGCTCTGAGTTTAGTCTTTGTTTTTCAATCTGTTAACTTTTTTCGCTAAGTTTTTTGCGATGTTCTTTGTCAAGTTACCTTTGATTTTCCTCTTAAGTAAGACAAATGCTAAACCTAGCTTAGTTACTAAATATGATTACTATCGCAAAGACTAGTGTGCCTAACCATTCCATAAATATGTATTGCACTGTAGACGCTATTCGTCTTGCATTGCAAATTGCGACATGCGCTTTGTAAAACTTCTCGTTAAACAGTTAAGCTGCTGAATAATAAGTATAAAGTTATCTGGAATGTAATTTGCTCCTGTAGTGGTAACACATTGTAGAAGGGGTTAACTATGTTCAGAACAAGTTTGTCAAAGTATGGTTTGATACTGGGAACATTAATCATGAGTACCGGTTTATTGAGCGCTCCTGCAAAGGCTGATGCCTTTGCAACTTGTCCGTCAAAGGCATTTCTTGTGCAGCAAAGTGTTGCCAAGCTTTATGGGGTTAACTTAGTGACTGGCCAGTACTCGTTGTTTTCTGATGATTTAGGCACCAATAATAAAATCAACGGTGTCGGTTTTAGCTTTCACGATAATTATATCTATGGTTGGGGCTATGAGTGGGGCACTTTAGTGCGCATCGGTGATGACTACCAAGCAACGCCAATCAATATAACAAATAACCCTGGTGGGAATTTTTACGTTGGCGATGTCGCGCTAAGTGAAAACAGTTACTTTTTCTATAAAAAAGGTAGCGGCTTGTACAAGGTTCCACTAGATGAACAAGATGCTAATTACCTAGCTGCAGAGAAAGTAGCGAGTGCCAATGCATTGCCGCTAACCATTTTCGATTTAGCCTTTCATCCAAACAACTCTTTTGCTTATTCGGTCGATAACAAAGGTAGACTACACAAAATTGATGTTGCTTCTGGCACCAGTGAACAACTGGGTAATGTTGGGCAGTCAGGCACGTTTGGCGCTGTTTACTTTGATGTTGATGGAAACTTTTATATTAGCCGCAATAGTGATGGCCACATCTTTATTATTGATGTTGATGCTGCTGCCCCTCAAGCAGAGTTGTTTGCTTATGGTCCAAGCTCGTCAAACAATGATGGTGCCCGCTGTGCAACAGCGCCAATTGTTGATGATTCAGTTGCTCCGACTGTCGATTACGGTGATGCGCCAGATAGCTATCGCACCTCGCTTGCCAGTAATGGTGCTCGTCACAGCATTGGCGACAACTTTTTAGGCACTCGTGTTGACGGCGAACACAATGCCCACTTGTACCCAGCAAGTGATGATGCCACAGGTAGTAATGACGACGACGGTGTGGTGTTTATTACACCGCTAATTGGCGGTATGAGTGGCTTGTTGCAAGTAACGGCTACTGGTGGTGGCTACGTAAATATCTGGGTTGATTTTGATCAAGACGGTACCTTTGCCGAAAACGAAAAGCTACTTACCGATCACTATCTATACGACAGCAGCGAAACCTTTTTAGTAGAAGCCCCTTTTGAGGCTGTGCCAGGGTACACATGGGCGCGCGCTCGCTTAAGTGTTGAGCCGGGAATTGTCGCCTACGGCGGTGTTACCGACGGTGAGGTAGAAGACTACCGCGTGTACGTAACGAATCCGAATTTAAGTCAAATTAAGCACAACACTTACTTCATTGCTTTTGAAGACAACTGGCCTGAAATGGGTGACTACGACATGAACGATGTTGTGGTGAAACAAGACTCGTCGTTGCTAGTCAGTGCCAGCAATGAAGTGCACCAACTTGAGATAACTGGTGAAATGATGGCGTACGGTGCGGCGTACGCGAATGGCTTTGCAATTCAAATTGATAATGTCGCACCAAGCACCGTGAATCAAGCACTTGTGCGCTTTGAAATCAACGGTGTTGCACAAACCACATCACTGGTTGAAACAGGTACGGATTCGTTAGTACTAATGATATCTGACAATCTGAGTGATTATTTCAGCGCTCGCTCGGGCTGTAGTTTCTACAAAACGCAGTCAGGTTGTAACAACAGCGAGCAAATGAAGTTCAGCTTGCAAGTACCTTTTATTGCGCCAATTGCCTATGCGACCTTTCCGCAAGCGCCATTTAATCCCTTTGTGTTCGCTAAACCTGCTACCTACCACGGTGATTCGTTTTATCACCCTGGCCGTAGCATGGAAATTCACCTTAAAAACAAAATGCCAACCTCAAAAATGGATACCGGTTACTTTGGCTTAGCGTCAGATCGCAGTAACCTTGCTACTGGCCACACTTTTCAAACAGAAACTGGTCTGCCTTGGGCATTAGCGATTAACCCTGGCTCTTCACAAAACTGGCGCCATCCGCTGGAAAAAGTCGACTTGTTAGAGGCGTATCCAATGTTTAGAGACTACGTAACGAGCAGTGGCGCATCATCGAGTGACTGGTATCTAGAAAGCAAAGCCAAGTCTGCAAATGTCTACAAATAACGGTGCGTATCAATAGCAGTGCTTACAAATACCTTCACTTACTAAGACCTGTACTTATCAATACCAATACAGGTGAATCGTATTAAAGAAAAATTGGGGTAGATTATGAATACACAAAATAATTTAGCTAAGCCAAATCAAACGATTAAACCTAACCAAGCTTTTATGACAAACCAAGCTTTTTTCCCAAATCAATTAGGCAAGCTGGTGTTAGCTGCTCTGTTTTCAGCAGCGCTAATGGCATGCGGTGGTGGTGAAAGCGGCGAGAGTACTAACTCGCCAGTTCCGGCAACTACGCCGCCTGCGCCAGCGACACCGAGCGACAACAATACCAGTAGCGATGCTAGTAACGAGCAAACTGAGGCAGAAGCTGCTAATGAAGCGGCAGACACAACAGCGGAGTTAGTGAGTACGCCTGATTTTGATTTTTCAGGTAGTTTTGAGCTTGATGTTACCATTGCAGCTGCCCCAGCTGGCAGCACGCAGTATTACGTTAACATTTGCAGCGACTTTGAGCAGATAGAGGCAAAAGAAGGTGCTCCAGCGAGCTGGCAAGTCAACTATGACAGCTGCTTATTGCGCACCTTTATTACCGGACAAGCGCAAGTGTTCACCTTATCGTTAAGTGAGTCGCAAAGTGAATTAATCGCCCAAGTTTGGCCGATGGAAAATGGCGCGATACCGACGGATTTGTTCTGGCAAAAACAATCACAAAACAATGAGTGGTTAATTACTCTTTAACAGATACGCTAAACCACAGCCTCGTCTCGGCTATTTTGTTAACCATAAGATTAGGTCTACTGTTGGCGCTTAGACCTAATCTTCTTACCTACACCCATTTCAACAGCCTTAAGCTGACGCTGAATAAATTTCACTCGGCTAAAAGTAAACAGCCTAGGCTGTATTCGCATTCTGCTTTTATTGAAGACGCATTGCAAAATGCAAAATACGTTTAGTTTTTAATTCTTACAATAATCGTGAGTTCTTATTTAAAAGCTTATTAAAGTCAATAAAAACAACTGTTTGGTGGTTTTGTGACTGATTGGTACACAACTTGAAGTACTAATGCTAACCACTGGGGAAATAGCTTTTCCTCGTTAAATTGGAGTTAAAGGTTAGCAAGATGCAAGCAGTAAAAAAAATGACTTTAATCGCTATCGCAATGAGTGCCCAATTGGGGCTATCGGGCTGTGCATCTACTTTATTAATCAATGCGCTAAAGGAAGAAAAAACGACAGCTAACCAAGCGCCTGCAGTGAATCATCAAATGTTGCATGCCATTCAATCACTGCGCGCATTGCAATCGAATCAACCATCAGAGCAATCATCAGATCAAGCGGCGCGCAAGAGTGAGCTTATCACCTTTGATTATGGCTTACGTGACGCAGAGTTGAATGTGGTTGACCGCTTAAAACTGATGCAGCTTTTAAATGGAAAGCAACAGCTAACCGTGAGTATTGCGCCAGCTAAAGCCAATTCTTTATGGCAGCAGCTATCGCTTACTCACAAACGCGTTGCAGCATTACAAGCGATCGCAGCACAGCGCAATACAAAGCTTGTCATCGCTTTTCAACCATCGCTAGCTGATGACACCTTGCAGATAAAGGTGGAGGTGTAACATGAACACATCTGTCATCGTTAATATCCACTTAATCTTGGCGGCATTATGGCGTAGACGTTACCTAATTGTCGTGCCGTTAATTGTCATGCCGATCCTTGCCGTTGTCGTCAGTTTAATTACGCCACGCAATTGGCAAACACATACGACGATTCTGGTTCAGGAAAGTGCCAAGATGAACCCATTCTTGGAAGATTTATCGGTTTCTACCGATTTAGAAAATCGCATTACGGCCCTCGACACCTTATTACACAGTCGTCATATGTTGCTGAAAGTTGGTGAAGACTTGGGCGAATTAACTAATGAATCATCGCCGCTAGCACAAGAGGAATTTGTGAAGCGTGTATCGAGTTCGTTAAGTGTTCAGCTAGTAGGTAAAGACTTGGTGAAGTTAATTTACCGTAGTCAGCAGCCAGAAAATATTGACACAACCTTGCTGGCTATTCGTCATCGTTTTCTTGAGAAGTTATTGGCGCCAGAAATCTCGGCAATCGCGGCTTCGGAAACGTTTTTAAACGAACAATTGGCAATTACCAAAGTCGACCTGCAAAGCGCAGAGTTGAGCTTAGCGAAATTTAAACAACAACATGCTGAAAGTTTACCGCGTTTATATGGCAGAAATAGCAATCGCTTAGCGGAATTAATTGAGCTAATTGCAAAGCGCAAAATCGACCTGTCAGGGGCGATCGCCGCTAAGAAAACTATTCGCACACGGTTGGCGCAAGTTGACCCTGTTATGAGTGAAATAGAGCAGAGCATAGTCGATACCAAAGGTGAGTTGGCCATTCTACGGTCGCGTTACACCGATAAGCACAGCAAGGTGCAACGTGCACTGCGCAAACTAGCACAGCTACAAGATGAGCGTGCAATTCAAAGTAAAGCTTCATACCAGCTAGACGAACAAGCGCTAAGTCGTTTGTGGGAAGTGGCTAGCCAGATGCAGGCAGGTGATTTAGACAATCAGCAGCATCCATTATTAGTGTCTCAATTAAAAGAATTGCAGTCAGCCGACGGCAAAGTTGAGCAAATTCGCGAAGAGCTGGTTTCTATCGAGCAGCAAGCGCAGCAATTGCAATCAGCGATTGCTGGCACGGGTGATATGGAGCGTCAACTGCAAGAGCTAGAGCGAGATTTAGCGGTTAAACGCTCATTGTACGATGATTTGTTGTCACGCTTTGAAAAAGCAAAAATCACCGGCGCACTAGGGCGTTTTGAGCAACCTGAGCGCATCAAAATCATTGATGAACCTTACCAGCCGTCGATTCCAAACAATTTCCCGCTAGTCATATTTTTGCTGGCTGGCGTAGTTGGCGGTTTGGCGCTTGGCACAGGTATGGCACTTTTTGCTGAACTCGCAGATACCTCTATTCGCGCTAAAAGACAGCTAGAGGCATTAACTCGCGTGCCAGTGCTCACACGAATTCCTAATTTATGTCCTTACAAATATTCGAAAACAAGTTTAGCTAACGAAACCTTATCAAATGAAAAGCTAAATAAAGTTTCGCAACAACAAGCAGGAGAGTCATTATGAAGCCTACGATCGTGCATGTGGTGCAACATCTTAAACCTGGCGGCATTGAAAATTTTGCCTTGGAGTTTCAACGCGCAGCCGCGCCATTTTATGATGTTCATATTATCGCGTTAGAGCGCAGTAATAGCCAAAGCATTAAAGGCAAGTATCACGGTTCAAGAAAGTTTATTCATGTTTTAAATAAACAACCGGGCTGGCGTCCTAGTTTAGTTGGCAAAATCAAAGAGCTGTTTGCTGAGATCAAGCCCATGTATGTGCACACGCATCATATCGGACCATTAATTTACGGTGGTTTAGCCGCTCGCATGCTTGGTATTGATTGCGTAATTCACACCGAGCACGACGCCTGGCATTTAAACCAACAAAAGCGCAGGTTGTTGCAAGAGCTATGTCTGAAACTAGTACGCCCAGTGCTAGTAGCAGATGCCGAATTTGTCGCCCAGCAGGTTAAAGCCCTGTTGCCGGCGGCTAAACCTTATGTGATCACTAACGGTGTTGACACCGATTACTTTAAGCCAAGTCCAAAGGCGAAATCTTTGCTGAAAGAGCAAGCAGATTTACCTAGTGAGTTAAGATTTATTGGCTGTGCGGCGCGTTTAGAACCAGTGAAGTCGCACCATCTATTAATCGATGCGCTGACGCAATTGCCACAAGATGTTGGTTTGTTAATTGCGGGCTCTGGCAGTTTAGAACAAACCCTAAAGCAGCAGGTTAAGCGTTTAAAATTAGACAATCGCGTGTTTTTCCTCGGTCACTTAGATGACATGCGCAGCTTTTACCAATTGTTAGATGTGTTTTGCCTGTCGTCGAGTAATGAGGGTTTGCCATTAGCGCCACTTGAAGCCCAGGCGTGCAATGTGCCAGTGGTACTCACCAATGTTGGCGGATGTAAAGAAGCTATTTGCGAACGCACGGGGAAAGTTGTTGAGCCAAACAATGTGCAAAAGCTGGCAAACGCACTAAAACAGCGACTGACCCAACCGTTACAAAAATCACCGCGTTTGTTTGTCGAGCAAAAACGCTCGATTAAATCCATGATCAAACAATATGTCGCGTTAACGCAACCAAGCCTTAGGGGGAAAGTATGAGCTATTTCACTTTTACCATGATGTTAGCAGCATTGTTCGTATTGGCGATATTTCTGGTGATTTATCATCATGTGTTTTACCCAGTATTACTTAGCCTATTGGCAAAGCATAAACGCTCTCCTTTGCGTGAAATTGCTACTCGCCATTATGTGCAAAGTGGTGAAGATAAAAGTATGCGCCGTTTTTCTATCGTGATCCCAGCGTATAACGAAGCTGCCTTTATTGCGGATAAAGTCAGGAATTTAGGTTGTTTGGATTACCCTAGCGATCGCTTTGAACTGATTTTATTGTGTGATGGTTGCCGCGATGAAACCTATCGCTTAGCCACGGAAGCGTTAGCTGAATTAGGCTTAGAAGAGCTTGACTATCAAGTGGTTAACTTTGATGTGAACCGCGGCAAAGTGGCAGTGCTTAAAGACGGTGTTAAACGCGCTAAACATGAATATATCGTGTTTTCTGATGTTTCAGCATTACTGCCAGTAAATGCTTTGTTAATGCTCGATACTAATTTTCAAGATGCTAGCGTAGGTGCGGTTTCAGGCGGTTATTGTTTTGCCAATAAAGGCTCTGTTGGTGAGCAAAAGTATTGGCAATATCAACGCCAAGTGCGCGAGCGTGAAAGCTCAGTAGCGAGTGTTATTGGCGCGCACGGTGCATTTTATGCAATTCGCTCTGACTGTTTTGAAGACATTCCGGCCGATACCATCAACGATGATTTTCTAATCCCTATGCAGGTAATTAAACAAGGTTACCGTGTACTTTATGATTCACGCGTCTCGGCGATTGAGCTTGAGCAAGTTGAGTTGGCGCAAGATATGCAGAGACGTTTACGTATCGCGGCGGGTAACTTTCAACAAATGTTGATGCTAGCGTCGCTAATGAACCCGAAATACGGGTGGAATGCCGTGAACTTTATTTCCGGTAAAGTGCTAAGAGCGCTGATGCCTTTTATCTTGCTTTTTATATTGCTAAGCAATGTGCTACTGGTGGGGGTTTTAGGCTTGTTTGCAGACTCTGGCACCGAGCTAAATACAAATTGGCAATGGCTATTTCAGTTAACACTTGCGGGACAACTGGTGCTTTATTTAGGTGTAAGCCTGCTTAATATCAGCCGGAAAGTACCGGCAAGCGGCATCATAAAAATGATTTGTTACTTGGTAAACGGTTATTGGGTCGCATTAATCGGCTCAACTAAGTACATGCTAGGTTTACAAGCCAAAGTATGGTCAAAAATTGAGTAAACAGTCGTCACATTCGTTGGTAACAATAGATTCGTAAAAAATAGACTAGTAAAAAAAAGCTAGTAAAAATTCGTAAGAGTCGCAAAGCTTAGGAGTAGTATATGAACAAGCAAGTTTTTATCACCCCAGAAGTTAGTCAAGCAAAACGCGTATTTGATGTATTCGTCGCAGCCGTTGGCTTAGTGTTTAGCGCCCCATTTTTTGTGGTTATTGCCATAGCCATTAAGTTAACCAGCAAGGGGCCTGTGTTTTATCGCCAAGAACGTATTGGCGCGATTTCAACATCGGGCGCCCATCATTTTGAAATGATCAA
This Thalassotalea euphylliae DNA region includes the following protein-coding sequences:
- a CDS encoding tyrosine-type recombinase/integrase, with product MKNFVRIKGRLLSDGMALMNVHTSEYYEPFEAYVRMLLDKEGATTTTKQYAEHVSRFLDFLYEYQAVAIEKQMDIDASRLFANYEKFLIKGKHNEDELLKQVAKNLNKTKNTSYVSISQGIESALNYFMEMQLFNNVQEEHFDFLTYTSEISTKQKAKMKKNSWLYATTKLLSASKPKIKKKLFPKASKRANKNGSDNNKEKAYRRAIPANSSIDFFTHHLNEQHFDKFSVVRDLLMYSFLAASGVRQSECLQITVDDIDFDKREIRIVNPFTRTQIGLTEKEEECLSWKGRVTEKTFLIQPFAHIFWGLLETYISTHYKTNVNHRYLFQKFNGRPFFAADRSERSKTFKRYLRAVDEGLGKHNLHGLRHLYGFYVYNYLPIVNSKGEPTGEQGMPLGFVKILMGHAQISSTEVYAREDIDLIEFVIASANSYVRKKGITPKQLLSQYYTKQMKMLENKLEDL
- a CDS encoding sensor histidine kinase is translated as MPNESDHSAAKLAQLTKQVSLLENALKDERSAKKALEAKLDNVDQHRYDSYRELISALEQANNRQVQLKVLSNLANHHASSGSTAEMLVNFLKEISLLLEGATVLLFDYKNPKRAIAYLLEKDSNKLVKPYSNRIDITALLNQAANSSQTDDQLEPTEAGSSHWQRIAENSSLEPSLHDLFHHENQLVFSYQRLKQRKNLVVIDLPHYCYSKEVKQTLDTAGQQFVSAIQKRATEEKLAKNYQRLQRAVHKLSSVQHQLIHSEKMASIGQLAAGIAHEINNPIGYVKSNLSVLSDYITLFKKAINEARPHIAVDDELDFAKQDVAELISSCLDGVDRVAEIVSSLNSFARKEDSTKIAKVSLNQVLQESIKITWNNIKHTCEMVVELDENLPEVMGHKGELQQVFINLIVNALHAIEDSGKITVRSWFQDTVNVSVTDNGCGMDKTTQKKLFEPFYTTKPEGKGTGLGLSVSYAIIEHHRGKITVQSEIGKGTRFELKFPIAEQQLAQMNAYENKDLMASS
- a CDS encoding heme NO-binding domain-containing protein; translation: MKGAIFCGYSEYIEQAHGLLTWLDIVDKSELAESSSFIATDIYEDKIFVELLTISAELLNVSLSDILTEFGEFLFPTLLGSAKHHIGECTNVFEFLDHVENVIHIEVKKADPLAYTPSLILDTVSNSELLIKYTSHRQVCFLAEGLIYGAAKHFNQKVTIEHLSCTHQGDKHCLMKVTTVQPS
- a CDS encoding LruC domain-containing protein, coding for MSTGLLSAPAKADAFATCPSKAFLVQQSVAKLYGVNLVTGQYSLFSDDLGTNNKINGVGFSFHDNYIYGWGYEWGTLVRIGDDYQATPINITNNPGGNFYVGDVALSENSYFFYKKGSGLYKVPLDEQDANYLAAEKVASANALPLTIFDLAFHPNNSFAYSVDNKGRLHKIDVASGTSEQLGNVGQSGTFGAVYFDVDGNFYISRNSDGHIFIIDVDAAAPQAELFAYGPSSSNNDGARCATAPIVDDSVAPTVDYGDAPDSYRTSLASNGARHSIGDNFLGTRVDGEHNAHLYPASDDATGSNDDDGVVFITPLIGGMSGLLQVTATGGGYVNIWVDFDQDGTFAENEKLLTDHYLYDSSETFLVEAPFEAVPGYTWARARLSVEPGIVAYGGVTDGEVEDYRVYVTNPNLSQIKHNTYFIAFEDNWPEMGDYDMNDVVVKQDSSLLVSASNEVHQLEITGEMMAYGAAYANGFAIQIDNVAPSTVNQALVRFEINGVAQTTSLVETGTDSLVLMISDNLSDYFSARSGCSFYKTQSGCNNSEQMKFSLQVPFIAPIAYATFPQAPFNPFVFAKPATYHGDSFYHPGRSMEIHLKNKMPTSKMDTGYFGLASDRSNLATGHTFQTETGLPWALAINPGSSQNWRHPLEKVDLLEAYPMFRDYVTSSGASSSDWYLESKAKSANVYK
- a CDS encoding GumC family protein, which encodes MNTSVIVNIHLILAALWRRRYLIVVPLIVMPILAVVVSLITPRNWQTHTTILVQESAKMNPFLEDLSVSTDLENRITALDTLLHSRHMLLKVGEDLGELTNESSPLAQEEFVKRVSSSLSVQLVGKDLVKLIYRSQQPENIDTTLLAIRHRFLEKLLAPEISAIAASETFLNEQLAITKVDLQSAELSLAKFKQQHAESLPRLYGRNSNRLAELIELIAKRKIDLSGAIAAKKTIRTRLAQVDPVMSEIEQSIVDTKGELAILRSRYTDKHSKVQRALRKLAQLQDERAIQSKASYQLDEQALSRLWEVASQMQAGDLDNQQHPLLVSQLKELQSADGKVEQIREELVSIEQQAQQLQSAIAGTGDMERQLQELERDLAVKRSLYDDLLSRFEKAKITGALGRFEQPERIKIIDEPYQPSIPNNFPLVIFLLAGVVGGLALGTGMALFAELADTSIRAKRQLEALTRVPVLTRIPNLCPYKYSKTSLANETLSNEKLNKVSQQQAGESL
- a CDS encoding glycosyltransferase, yielding MKPTIVHVVQHLKPGGIENFALEFQRAAAPFYDVHIIALERSNSQSIKGKYHGSRKFIHVLNKQPGWRPSLVGKIKELFAEIKPMYVHTHHIGPLIYGGLAARMLGIDCVIHTEHDAWHLNQQKRRLLQELCLKLVRPVLVADAEFVAQQVKALLPAAKPYVITNGVDTDYFKPSPKAKSLLKEQADLPSELRFIGCAARLEPVKSHHLLIDALTQLPQDVGLLIAGSGSLEQTLKQQVKRLKLDNRVFFLGHLDDMRSFYQLLDVFCLSSSNEGLPLAPLEAQACNVPVVLTNVGGCKEAICERTGKVVEPNNVQKLANALKQRLTQPLQKSPRLFVEQKRSIKSMIKQYVALTQPSLRGKV
- a CDS encoding glycosyltransferase family 2 protein, with translation MSYFTFTMMLAALFVLAIFLVIYHHVFYPVLLSLLAKHKRSPLREIATRHYVQSGEDKSMRRFSIVIPAYNEAAFIADKVRNLGCLDYPSDRFELILLCDGCRDETYRLATEALAELGLEELDYQVVNFDVNRGKVAVLKDGVKRAKHEYIVFSDVSALLPVNALLMLDTNFQDASVGAVSGGYCFANKGSVGEQKYWQYQRQVRERESSVASVIGAHGAFYAIRSDCFEDIPADTINDDFLIPMQVIKQGYRVLYDSRVSAIELEQVELAQDMQRRLRIAAGNFQQMLMLASLMNPKYGWNAVNFISGKVLRALMPFILLFILLSNVLLVGVLGLFADSGTELNTNWQWLFQLTLAGQLVLYLGVSLLNISRKVPASGIIKMICYLVNGYWVALIGSTKYMLGLQAKVWSKIE